The Chloroflexota bacterium genomic interval ATCGGCGACATAGGTTCCCCACTCCACTTGAACGATCTCGGTCTCTATCCCTATGGCTCGCAGTTGGCTTTGGATGATCTGAGCCGCCTCAATCTGGAGCTGGGTCGAGACCTTGATCGTGCTCTTGAAGCCCTGGGGATAGCCGGCCTGGGCCAAGAGCTCCTTGGCCTTAGTGACGTTCGGTGTGTAGGAGGGGTAATTGCTCACGGGAATGGCCCAGTCCCCCAGGCTGGGAGCGATAGGACCGGTCAGGACAGCCTCGCCCCAGAAGACGGTATCAATGATCTTCTGTCGGTCAACGGCGTAGCTTATGGCCTGCCTCACCCGCACATCGTTGAAGGGGGGCTTGCTGCCATTAAAACCGAGATAGTAGTAAGCGAGTCCCGGGCTGGAGACCACCTTGAGATCCTTCTCCGTCTTGAGTAGGCGAGCCGAGCTGGGGCTCACGGTGGCGAAGTCTAGTTGCTTAGCTCGCAAGGCGGCGACGATAGCTGCCTCGTCCTTGGTCACGAAGAAGTTTAGGCCATCCAGGTATGGCTGACCGGCGATGAAGTAGTCCTTGTTCCGCTCCAGCTTCGTGACGTTGTCCGGCACCCGCTCGCCCAGCTTGAAAGGACCCGTCCCTACGGCCACCTTTTGTAGATCCCCACTGGCTTCGACAACCTCCTTAGGCACAATCATGGCATAGAAGCTGGCCAGGTTGGTCAGGAAGGGCGCGAAGGGATTTTTGAGGAGGAACTTGACCGTGTAGGGGTCTGGTGTTTCGATCTTATCAATGGCCACGAAGTAGGAGGCGGCCATGGCCCCCGTCTTCTTGTCGAGGATGCGCTCGATACTGTACTTCACATCGTCGGCGGTGAGTTCACGTCCGTTATGGAATTTGACCCCTTTCCGCAGGTGGAAGATGTAGGTCTTGGGATCGGGGGTTTCCCAGGAGGAGGCCAGGTCGGGCACGACCTGCATGTTCGGGTTCAACTTCACCAGGGCATCGTACATCTGCTCCGTTAACCGTACAGTAGCCGCCGCGGGCACCTTATGGGGGTCCAATCCTGGTGCTTCTGATATCTGGGCCACAGAGAGCACGCCGCCCACCTTCGGTGCTTTTGGTGTTGGAGTGGGTGTGGGCGCGACCTTGGTGGGTGTTGGGGCGATGGCTGGTGCAGGGGCGCAGGAGATCAGTAGAGCCACGATCAGGATGGCCCCGAGGTAGCCGAAAAGCTTGTTGGGCATAATTCTAACCTCCTTGTCCTAAATAACTAAAGCGGCCAATCTAGTCACCTGGCCTGTCACGCCAGCAGCCCTGTAAATCTTGCGGACGAACATCACCTCCCAGTAGCGGTATCTACTCACTGACCAGCTCCACGGACACACTATATCTGTCGCCACGCATCACGGAGCGCACGAATTCAATGGGCTGTCCATCGGCGCTATAACTGATGCGCTCTACGGCTAGGACGGCCGCGTTCTCAGGGCTCTTTAGCAGGCGTGCCTCACCTTTGTCGGCCTGGACAGCCACGTAGGACTCGGTTGCCCGCCTTGGGCGAAGGCCGTATTTAGTGGAAAGCAACTGGTAGAGGGATTGGTCGTTGAGATCGTCGTTCACAAGATGAGGACATAGCCTATGTGGGATATAGGCGGTCTGGATGCCCATAGGTTCGTCATCGGCGAGGCGCAGTCGTTTGATCATAATTACTGGCTCACCCGGTTCCAGCC includes:
- a CDS encoding ABC transporter substrate-binding protein; the protein is MPNKLFGYLGAILIVALLISCAPAPAIAPTPTKVAPTPTPTPKAPKVGGVLSVAQISEAPGLDPHKVPAAATVRLTEQMYDALVKLNPNMQVVPDLASSWETPDPKTYIFHLRKGVKFHNGRELTADDVKYSIERILDKKTGAMAASYFVAIDKIETPDPYTVKFLLKNPFAPFLTNLASFYAMIVPKEVVEASGDLQKVAVGTGPFKLGERVPDNVTKLERNKDYFIAGQPYLDGLNFFVTKDEAAIVAALRAKQLDFATVSPSSARLLKTEKDLKVVSSPGLAYYYLGFNGSKPPFNDVRVRQAISYAVDRQKIIDTVFWGEAVLTGPIAPSLGDWAIPVSNYPSYTPNVTKAKELLAQAGYPQGFKSTIKVSTQLQIEAAQIIQSQLRAIGIETEIVQVEWGTYVADWRASNFDMIAGSNQGRADPDEYTYFHFHSKGSANVWKFSNATVDGLAEQGRTTIDPKERKAVYAELQKEIVEQSPLLFLCAPNNFFVYQNYVKDYVPMPNIQNLSFATTWLDK
- a CDS encoding GntR family transcriptional regulator codes for the protein MTVSSVSKDSPLPLYYQLTELLRSKIESGEWKPGQQIPTEQELCEQNKVSRITVRQSLSNLVHEGLLYRAQGKGTFVTMPRIQQGPQRLTSFSEDMQQRGMRPGAKVLDIEVLPAPAGIASKLRLEPGEPVIMIKRLRLADDEPMGIQTAYIPHRLCPHLVNDDLNDQSLYQLLSTKYGLRPRRATESYVAVQADKGEARLLKSPENAAVLAVERISYSADGQPIEFVRSVMRGDRYSVSVELVSE